In Primulina eburnea isolate SZY01 chromosome 3, ASM2296580v1, whole genome shotgun sequence, one DNA window encodes the following:
- the LOC140827392 gene encoding uncharacterized protein, with translation MVSNRAGKARSIRECLEIDGKWRNEQVIKFGPEDLVGVSLPHNYALVIQARVANYDVLKVFVDNGSSVNVILKEVLIQMDLHEYQLEAVETTLFGFSGHSVYPGGEITLPLILGTGDLRKTVMIVFTVVDALSSYNIILGRPAMNEMRAIASNDHQKIKFPVRGRVEEVRGDQSSSRRCYGETVRVDQKRARKEDKGKMVSRAKEVAGEREVHFVAEEDQEVVEVELGKHIRVARDLNVSTRVSLLNCLKANIDVFTWSQQELVGIYSLVAEHKLNIIPGSRPVKQKKRHFGPEKDKVVDEQVEEVLRAGHIREVQFPTWLSNVVLVPKATGK, from the coding sequence ATGGTGTCCAACCGGGCCGGAAAAGCAAGAAGTATAAGAGAGTGTCTGGAAATTGATGGGAAATGGAGGAATGAACAGGTCATAAAATTTGGCCCAGAAGACCTCGTGGGAGTCAGCCTACCTCATAATTATGCTCTGGTTATTCAAGCCCGAGTGGCCAATTATGATGTATTAAAGGTGTTCGTTGACAATGGTAGCTCTGTCAATGTCATCTTAAaagaagtcttgattcaaatgGATTTACATGAGTACCAATTGGAGGCGGTTGAGACTACCTTGTTTGGTTTCTCGGGTCACTCTGTATATCCAGGAGGGGAAATAACATTGCCATTAATCCTGGGAACTGGAGATTTGCGAAAGACAGTTATGATTGTCTTTACAGTAGTGGATGCCCTATCTTCATACAACATTATCCTCGGGAGGCCAGCTATGAATGAGATGAGAGCTATTGCCTCCAATGATCATCAGAAAATTAAATTTCCAGTACGAGGACGAGTCGAGGAAGTCAGGGGAGATCAATCTTCCTCCCGGAGGTGTTACGGGGAAACTGTCCGGGTGGATCAAAAGAGGGCAAGGAAGGAAGACAAGGGGAAGATGGTGAGTCGTGCGAAGGAAGTGGCTGGGGAAAGGGAGGTGCATTTTGTTGCGGAGGAAGACCAAGAAGTGGTGGAAGTTGAGCTAGGGAAACATATCCGGGTGGCCCGAGACCTTAACGTTTCCACCCGGGTAAGTCTCTTAAACTGTTTAAAAGCTAACATCGATGTTTTCACTTGGTCTCAGCAGGAACTAGTCGGGATCTATTCCCTCGTGGCTGAGCATAAATTGAATATTATCCCCGGATCCCGGCCTGTGAAACAGAAGAAAAGGCATTTTGGTCCCGAGAAGGACAAAGTCGTTGATGAACAGGTGGAAGAAGTATTGCGGGCCGGCCACATTCGGGAGGTACAATTTCCCACTTGGCTCTCGAATGTGGTCCTTGTTCCTAAAGCTACCGGGAAATAG